The Phoenix dactylifera cultivar Barhee BC4 chromosome 9, palm_55x_up_171113_PBpolish2nd_filt_p, whole genome shotgun sequence genome window below encodes:
- the LOC103709954 gene encoding shaggy-related protein kinase eta, with product MASRPLGPHRPPEPEAMTIAPRRPEMAEDKEASVVEGNGPATGHIISTTIVGKNGESKRTISYMAERVVGTGSFGIVFQAKCLETGETVAIKKVLQDRRYKNRELQLMRSMDHPNLISLKHCFFSTTNRDELFLNLVMEYIPETLFRALKHYSNVNQRMPLIYVKLYMYQIFRGLAYIHTVPGVCHRDVKPQNLLVDPLTHQVKLCDFGSAKVLVKGEANISYICSRYYRAPELIFGATEYTTSIDIWSAGCVLAELLLGQPLFPGESAVDQLVEIIKVLGTPTREEIRCMNPNYTEFRFPQIKAHPWHKVFHKGMPPEAIDLASRLLQYSPSLRCTALEACAHPFFDELREPNARLPNGHPFPPLFNFKQELVGASPELINKLIPEHVRRLYGLNITRPAGT from the exons ATGGCTTCGCGGCCGCTGGGGCCTCATCGTCCCCCCGAGCCTGAGGCTATGACCATCGCTCCTCGCCGGCCAGAGATGGCTGAAGACAAG GAAGCCTCTGTTGTTGAGGGGAATGGTCCAGCCACAGGTCACATTATCTCCACTACCATCGTAGGAAAGAATGGCGAATCCAAGAGA ACCATCAGTTACATGGCAGAGCGTGTTGTGGGTactgggtcatttggaattgtCTTTCAG GCTAAATGCTTAGAAACAGGGGAGACTGTTGCTATAAAAAAGGTCTTGCAGGACAGGCGATATAAAAACCGTGAGCTACAACTGATGCGCTCAATGGATCATCCAAATTTGATTTCTCTGAAGCACTGTTTCTTTTCCACCACAAACAGAGATGAACTGTTTCTCAACCTGGTCATGGAATATATCCCTGAAACTCTATTCCGTGCCCTGAAGCATTATAGCAATGTGAACCAGAGGATGCCACTCATCTATGTGAAACTTTATATGTATCAG ATATTTAGGGGTTTAGCATACATTCATACTGTTCCAGGAGTTTGTCATAGAGATGTGAAGCCACAGAATCTTCTG GTTGATCCTCTTACTCATCAAGTCAAGCTCTGTGATTTTGGAAGTGCCAAAGTTCTG GTTAAGGGTGAAGCAAACATATCATACATCTGCTCTCGCTATTACCGTGCTCCAGAGCTCATATTTGGTGCAACAGAATATACAACATCTATTGATATATGGTCAGCAGGATGTGTACTTGCTGAGTTGCTTCTTGGCCAG CCATTATTTCCTGGAGAAAGTGCTGTTGATCAGCTTGTTGAGATAATCAAG GTTCTTGGTACTCCAACTCGGGAGGAAATTCGATGCATGAATCCTAACTATACAGAATTTAGGTTTCCACAGATAAAAGCTCATCCTTGGCACAAG GTTTTCCACAAGGGAATGCCTCCAGAAGCTATAGATCTTGCATCACGTCTTCTTCAATATTCACCAAGCCTTCGTTGCACTGCA CTTGAGGCTTGTGCCCATCCTTTCTTTGATGAGCTACGAGAGCCCAATGCGCGGTTGCCAAATGGTCatccttttcctcctctcttcAACTTCAAACAAGAA CTAGTAGGTGCTTCACCGGAGCTCATCAACAAGCTGATACCTGAGCACGTGAGGCGGCTATATGGTCTTAACATTACACGCCCAGCTGGGACATAA